In Nocardioides sp. zg-1228, a single window of DNA contains:
- a CDS encoding AraC family transcriptional regulator yields the protein MDALTGLLDGPRARRAFLLRILLDPPWSIRLADEAPLSLTSVVRGHLWVRPDGEEPVRLAAGDVVVWVGRDHWTIADDPGAPDQLVIHPGQVCTTVDGHVVVEEMSQGVRSWGNSTVGETVLLTGVYQLEGEVTRRLVRSLPRTLVLRAEELDTPLLDLLGEEVVRDAPGQEAVLDRLLDLVLITLLRTWFARPRSGAPAWYAAQADAVVGPALRLMQQHPAHPWSVAELAARAGVSRAGFARRFTELVGEPPMAFLLDWRITLAADLLLEPDATLAAVARRVGYASPFALSAAFKRERGISPRDHRRAADREIP from the coding sequence ATGGACGCACTCACCGGACTGCTCGACGGACCGCGCGCCCGGCGCGCCTTCCTGCTCCGGATCCTGCTCGACCCGCCTTGGTCGATACGGCTGGCGGACGAGGCGCCGCTGTCGCTGACCTCCGTGGTGCGCGGCCACCTCTGGGTGCGCCCCGACGGGGAGGAGCCGGTCCGCCTGGCGGCTGGCGACGTCGTGGTGTGGGTCGGCCGTGACCACTGGACGATCGCCGACGACCCCGGCGCCCCCGACCAGCTCGTCATCCACCCCGGTCAGGTCTGCACCACCGTCGACGGGCATGTCGTGGTGGAGGAGATGAGCCAGGGGGTGCGCAGCTGGGGCAACAGCACGGTGGGCGAGACGGTGCTGCTCACCGGGGTCTACCAGCTCGAGGGCGAGGTCACCCGCAGGCTGGTCCGGTCCCTGCCGCGCACGTTGGTGCTGCGGGCCGAGGAGCTCGACACGCCGCTGCTCGACCTGCTGGGGGAGGAGGTCGTCCGCGACGCTCCAGGGCAGGAGGCGGTGCTCGACCGCCTCCTCGACCTGGTGCTCATCACCCTGCTGCGCACCTGGTTCGCGCGTCCGCGATCGGGTGCCCCGGCGTGGTACGCCGCGCAGGCGGACGCCGTCGTGGGACCCGCGCTGCGCCTGATGCAGCAGCACCCCGCGCACCCGTGGTCCGTGGCTGAGCTCGCCGCGCGCGCCGGGGTGTCCCGGGCGGGCTTCGCCCGACGGTTCACCGAGCTGGTCGGCGAGCCGCCGATGGCGTTCCTCCTCGACTGGCGCATCACCCTCGCCGCCGACCTCCTCCTGGAGCCCGACGCGACGCTCGCCGCGGTCGCACGCCGGGTGGGCTATGCGAGCCCGTTCGCGCTGAGCGCGGCGTTCAAGCGGGAGCGGGGGATCAGCCCGCGCGACCACCGGCGGGCTGCTGATCGGGAGATCCCATGA
- a CDS encoding TetR/AcrR family transcriptional regulator, whose product MADSRTKPSSPASPTPSAPAARASSPRARAREQTMRDIVRIGRDHLATDGAAALSLRAVARDLGLVSSAVYRYVASRDELLTLLVIDGYDELGDAVDAALAEVDPADHAGRMVAIARAARAWALREPATYALLFGSPVPGYEAPAERTTGPGTRVVERLVEVWEDAWRAGAIVVDDAPLDPPRLSRDLARIREEVHLSVPDRLVARGLFAWAALFGCVSFEVFGQYGADTFTDPEDVFEHHLDLLVGTVGLG is encoded by the coding sequence ATGGCCGACTCCCGGACGAAGCCCTCCTCGCCCGCCTCGCCGACCCCATCTGCGCCCGCCGCCCGCGCCTCCTCGCCGCGCGCCCGGGCACGTGAGCAGACGATGCGCGACATCGTGCGGATCGGTCGGGATCACCTCGCCACCGACGGCGCGGCCGCGCTGTCCCTGCGGGCCGTCGCGCGCGACCTGGGCCTGGTGTCCTCCGCCGTCTACCGCTACGTCGCGAGCCGCGACGAGCTGCTGACGCTGCTCGTCATCGACGGCTACGACGAACTGGGCGACGCCGTGGACGCGGCGCTGGCCGAGGTGGATCCGGCCGACCACGCGGGACGCATGGTCGCCATCGCCCGCGCCGCCCGGGCGTGGGCGCTGCGCGAGCCCGCGACGTACGCCCTGCTCTTCGGCAGCCCGGTGCCCGGCTACGAGGCGCCCGCCGAGCGGACGACCGGGCCGGGCACGCGGGTGGTCGAGCGGCTCGTGGAGGTGTGGGAGGACGCGTGGCGCGCGGGGGCGATCGTGGTCGACGACGCACCGCTCGACCCGCCCCGGCTCTCGCGCGACCTGGCGCGGATCCGCGAGGAGGTGCACCTCTCCGTCCCCGACCGGCTGGTGGCCCGCGGCCTCTTCGCCTGGGCGGCGTTGTTCGGCTGCGTGTCGTTCGAGGTGTTCGGCCAGTACGGCGCGGACACGTTCACCGACCCCGAGGACGTCTTCGAGCACCACCTCGACCTGCTGGTCGGCACGGTCGGGCTGGGGTGA
- a CDS encoding pyruvate carboxylase, with the protein MFSKVLVANRGEIAVRAFRAAREIGARTVAVFPYEDRGSEHRMKAEEAYQIGEVGHPVRAYLDPQAIVDVAVQCGADAIYPGYGFLSENPALAEACAAAGITFIGPSAEVLTLTGNKARAIAAARGAGVPVLESVPPSTDVEELLTAAERIEAPLFVKAVAGGGGRGMRRVEDRADLREAIETCMREAEGAFGDPTVFIEQAVVDPRHIEVQILADGTGSDGGVIHLYERDCSVQRRHQKVIEIAPAPHLDPELRERICADAVRFAREIGYTNAGTVEFLLDPAGRYVFIEMNPRIQVEHTVTEEVTAVDLVQSQMLIAAGATLADLDLTQDSVRPRGFALQCRITTEDPANGFRPDTGRITTYRSPGGPGVRLDGGTTYSGAEISPHFDSMLAKLTCRGRTFEAAVQKARRALLEFRIRGVATNVGFLQAVLADPDFAAGGVTTSFIEDHPQLQSASLGGDRATKLLAYLADVTVNQPHGAAPVSVTPVSKLPQLDRSGPVPDGTRQLLREVGPEEFARRLRAQDRVAVTDTTFRDAHQSLLATRVRTRDLLAVADHVARTTPQLWSVECWGGATYDVALRFLSEDPWERLAALREAIPNVGLQMLLRGRNTVGYTPYPTQVTEAFVQEAAETGIDVFRIFDALNDVSQMRPAIDAVRATGTSVAEVALCYTGDLSSPDERLYTLDYYLRLAEQIVDAGAHVLAIKDMAGLLRAPAARTLVAALRERFDLPVHLHTHDTPGGQLATLVAAIEAGVDAVDAACAAMAGTTSQPALSALVSATDHSARETGLSLAAVNAMEPYWEAVRRVYAPFESGLPSPTGRVYRHEIPGGQLSNLRQQAIALGLGEKFEQIEDMYAAANDILGNVVKVTPSSKVVGDLALALVAAGADPADFEADPASYDVPDSVIGFLNGELGDPPGGWPEPFRTKALAGRTWKQPVESLTDDQRARLADDRRAALNELLFPGPTAAFEESRAAYGDLSAVSTLDYLYGLRRGEEHRVQVREGREMLFALEAISEPDDRGFRNVMATVDGQMRPVQVRDRSISADVASAEKADPTDGGHVAAPYDGAVTVAVAEGDDVEAGQTVATIEAMKMEAAITAAVAGTVQRLAVRSTQAVEGGDLVLVISPR; encoded by the coding sequence ATGTTCTCCAAGGTGCTCGTCGCCAACCGTGGCGAGATCGCAGTCCGGGCGTTCCGTGCCGCACGCGAGATCGGCGCGCGCACGGTGGCCGTCTTCCCCTACGAGGACCGCGGGTCCGAGCACCGGATGAAGGCCGAGGAGGCCTACCAGATCGGCGAGGTGGGCCACCCGGTCCGCGCCTACCTCGACCCGCAGGCCATCGTCGACGTGGCGGTGCAGTGCGGGGCCGACGCGATCTACCCCGGCTACGGCTTCCTGTCGGAGAACCCCGCGCTCGCCGAGGCGTGCGCCGCCGCCGGCATCACCTTCATCGGTCCCAGCGCCGAGGTGCTCACGCTGACCGGCAACAAGGCACGCGCGATCGCGGCCGCCCGCGGCGCGGGGGTGCCCGTGCTCGAGTCGGTGCCGCCGTCCACGGACGTCGAGGAGCTCCTCACCGCCGCCGAGCGCATCGAGGCGCCCCTCTTCGTCAAGGCCGTCGCCGGTGGCGGCGGTCGCGGCATGCGGCGCGTGGAGGACCGGGCCGACCTGCGCGAGGCGATCGAGACCTGCATGCGCGAGGCGGAGGGCGCGTTCGGCGACCCGACCGTCTTCATCGAGCAGGCCGTCGTCGACCCGCGCCACATCGAGGTGCAGATCCTCGCGGACGGCACCGGCTCCGACGGCGGCGTCATCCACCTCTACGAGCGCGACTGCTCGGTGCAGCGCCGCCACCAGAAGGTCATCGAGATCGCCCCGGCGCCCCACCTCGACCCGGAGCTGCGCGAGCGCATCTGCGCCGACGCGGTCCGCTTCGCCCGCGAGATCGGCTACACCAACGCCGGAACGGTCGAGTTCCTCCTCGACCCCGCCGGGCGCTACGTCTTCATCGAGATGAACCCCCGCATCCAGGTCGAGCACACGGTGACCGAGGAGGTCACCGCCGTCGACCTCGTGCAGTCGCAGATGCTGATCGCGGCCGGCGCCACCCTCGCCGACCTCGACCTGACCCAGGACTCGGTGCGCCCCCGCGGCTTCGCGCTGCAGTGCCGCATCACCACCGAGGACCCAGCCAACGGCTTCCGCCCGGACACCGGCCGGATCACCACCTACCGCTCCCCCGGCGGTCCGGGCGTGCGGCTCGACGGCGGCACCACGTACTCGGGCGCCGAGATCAGCCCCCACTTCGACTCGATGCTCGCCAAGCTCACCTGCCGCGGGCGTACGTTCGAGGCGGCCGTGCAGAAGGCCCGGCGGGCGCTGCTCGAGTTCCGCATCCGCGGCGTCGCCACCAACGTCGGGTTCCTCCAGGCCGTGCTGGCCGACCCCGACTTCGCGGCCGGGGGCGTCACGACCTCGTTCATCGAGGACCACCCCCAGCTGCAGAGCGCCAGCCTCGGCGGCGACCGCGCGACCAAGCTGCTGGCCTACCTCGCCGACGTCACGGTCAACCAGCCGCACGGCGCCGCACCGGTGAGCGTCACCCCGGTGAGCAAGCTGCCGCAGCTCGACCGCTCCGGGCCCGTGCCCGACGGCACCCGCCAGCTGCTCCGCGAGGTCGGGCCCGAGGAGTTCGCCCGTCGGCTGCGCGCCCAGGACCGGGTCGCGGTCACCGACACGACGTTCCGCGACGCCCACCAGTCGCTGCTCGCCACCCGCGTCCGCACCCGCGACCTCCTCGCGGTCGCCGACCACGTGGCGCGCACGACGCCGCAGCTGTGGTCGGTGGAGTGCTGGGGCGGGGCGACGTACGACGTCGCGCTCCGCTTCCTGTCCGAGGACCCGTGGGAGCGGCTCGCCGCACTGCGCGAGGCCATCCCCAACGTCGGCCTGCAGATGCTGCTGCGCGGGCGCAACACGGTCGGCTACACGCCCTACCCCACCCAGGTCACCGAGGCGTTCGTGCAGGAGGCCGCCGAGACCGGCATCGACGTGTTCCGCATCTTCGACGCCCTCAACGACGTCTCGCAGATGCGCCCGGCCATCGACGCGGTGCGGGCCACCGGCACCTCGGTGGCGGAGGTCGCGCTCTGCTACACCGGCGACCTGTCCTCGCCCGACGAGCGCCTCTACACCCTCGACTACTACCTGCGCCTGGCCGAGCAGATCGTCGACGCCGGCGCCCACGTGCTCGCGATCAAGGACATGGCCGGCCTGCTGCGCGCGCCCGCCGCCCGCACCCTGGTCGCGGCGCTGCGCGAGCGCTTCGACCTGCCGGTGCACCTCCACACCCACGACACCCCCGGCGGCCAGCTGGCCACGCTGGTCGCGGCCATCGAGGCGGGGGTCGACGCCGTCGACGCCGCATGCGCGGCGATGGCCGGCACCACCTCGCAGCCCGCGTTGTCGGCGCTGGTCTCCGCGACCGACCACTCCGCGCGGGAGACCGGGCTGTCGCTGGCCGCGGTCAACGCGATGGAGCCCTACTGGGAGGCCGTACGCCGGGTCTACGCGCCCTTCGAGTCGGGCCTGCCGTCCCCGACCGGGCGGGTCTACCGCCACGAGATCCCCGGCGGCCAGCTGTCCAACCTGCGCCAGCAGGCCATCGCGCTGGGCCTGGGCGAGAAGTTCGAGCAGATCGAGGACATGTACGCGGCCGCCAACGACATCCTCGGCAACGTCGTGAAGGTGACGCCCTCCTCCAAGGTGGTCGGCGACCTGGCCCTCGCGCTCGTCGCCGCAGGCGCCGACCCGGCCGACTTCGAGGCCGACCCCGCCTCCTACGACGTCCCGGACTCGGTGATCGGCTTCCTCAACGGCGAGCTCGGCGACCCGCCGGGCGGCTGGCCCGAGCCGTTCCGCACCAAGGCCCTCGCCGGCCGCACCTGGAAGCAGCCGGTCGAGAGCCTCACCGACGACCAGCGGGCCCGCCTCGCCGACGACCGGCGGGCGGCCCTCAACGAGCTGCTCTTCCCCGGCCCGACCGCGGCGTTCGAGGAGTCGCGCGCGGCCTACGGCGACCTGTCGGCGGTCTCCACGCTCGACTACCTCTACGGCCTGCGCCGCGGCGAGGAGCACCGCGTGCAGGTGCGCGAGGGACGCGAGATGCTGTTCGCCCTCGAGGCCATCAGCGAGCCGGACGACCGCGGCTTCCGCAACGTGATGGCCACCGTCGACGGCCAGATGCGCCCGGTGCAGGTGCGCGACCGCAGCATCTCCGCCGACGTCGCGTCCGCCGAGAAGGCCGACCCGACCGACGGCGGCCACGTCGCGGCCCCCTACGACGGCGCCGTGACGGTCGCCGTGGCCGAGGGCGACGACGTCGAGGCCGGTCAGACGGTCGCGACGATCGAGGCGATGAAGATGGAGGCCGCGATCACCGCCGCCGTGGCCGGCACGGTGCAGCGACTGGCGGTCCGCTCCACGCAGGCCGTCGAGGGCGGCGACCTGGTGCTGGTGATCAGCCCTCGTTGA
- a CDS encoding anthrone oxygenase family protein, which yields MTSTPLGPALVLSLAATVVAGLQAGTYFTWATGVMPGLARVDDRTFVATMQQVNVAIVNPIFLATFAAPPLLAGAVAVLGTGPARPWAIAATVLAVGTVAITVAGNVPLNDALAAAGRLDAIAELAAVRADFESRWVALNIARCLTSAGALACLAVAALRLRG from the coding sequence ATGACCAGCACCCCTCTCGGCCCCGCCCTCGTCCTCTCCCTCGCTGCGACCGTCGTCGCCGGGCTGCAGGCGGGCACCTACTTCACCTGGGCCACCGGGGTGATGCCCGGTCTGGCGCGGGTGGACGACCGGACCTTCGTGGCCACCATGCAGCAGGTCAACGTCGCGATCGTGAACCCGATCTTCCTCGCCACGTTCGCCGCACCGCCCCTCCTCGCGGGCGCCGTCGCGGTCCTGGGCACCGGGCCGGCGCGGCCCTGGGCGATCGCGGCCACGGTGCTGGCGGTGGGGACCGTCGCGATCACCGTCGCCGGCAACGTCCCGCTCAACGACGCCCTCGCGGCCGCCGGGCGCCTCGACGCCATCGCCGAGCTCGCCGCGGTCCGCGCGGACTTCGAGTCGCGCTGGGTCGCGCTCAACATCGCGCGCTGCCTCACCTCGGCCGGTGCGCTGGCCTGCCTCGCGGTGGCGGCCCTCCGGCTCAGGGGATGA
- a CDS encoding biotin carboxylase N-terminal domain-containing protein: protein MSLKKVLIANRGEIAVRVIRACKDAGIGSVAVYADPDRDALFVRLADEAHSLGGATPAESYLDIAKIIAIAERSGADSIHPGYGFLAENAEFAQAVIDAGLIWIGPPPAAIEALGDKAKAKHIADRAKAPLAPGTKDPVKDADEVVEFAKANGLPVAIKAVFGGGGRGLKVARTLEEIPDAYESAVREAVTAFGRGECLVEKFLDKPRHVETQCLADQHGNVVVVSTRDCSLQRRNQKLVEEAPAPFLTDEQVAELYESSKRILTEAGYHGAGTCEFLVAQDGTISFLEVNTRLQVEHCVSEEVTGIDLVREMFRIAAGEELGYGDPEVRGHSIEYRINAEDGGRNFMPAPGTLTRWHPPAGPGVRLDGGYDQGETIPGSFDSLIAKLIVTGKDRTQALERSRRALDEFVVDGMPTVIPFHRAVVRDPAYVGASTPTGEGEFSVYTQWIETEFDNRIEPYAGDSAEADAPGDRQTVTVEVGGRRLEVVLPAGLGGLAAGGNGGAGGSKKPRRAAKKAGAAASGDAVTSPMQGTIVKVVVTEGQEVAEGDTVVVMEAMKMEQPLKAHKAGTVTGLQAEVGATVTNGAVICEIKD from the coding sequence GTGAGTTTGAAGAAGGTCCTCATCGCCAACCGTGGCGAGATCGCCGTCCGCGTCATCCGCGCCTGCAAGGACGCCGGCATCGGCTCGGTGGCGGTGTACGCCGACCCCGACCGCGACGCCCTCTTCGTCCGCCTCGCCGACGAGGCCCACTCCCTCGGTGGCGCCACCCCGGCCGAGTCCTACCTCGACATCGCCAAGATCATCGCGATCGCGGAGCGCTCGGGCGCCGACAGCATCCACCCGGGCTACGGGTTCCTCGCCGAGAACGCCGAGTTCGCCCAGGCCGTCATCGACGCCGGGCTGATCTGGATCGGCCCCCCGCCGGCCGCGATCGAGGCGCTGGGCGACAAGGCGAAGGCCAAGCACATCGCCGACCGGGCCAAGGCGCCGCTCGCGCCCGGCACCAAGGACCCGGTCAAGGACGCCGACGAGGTCGTCGAGTTCGCCAAGGCCAACGGCCTCCCGGTCGCGATCAAGGCCGTCTTCGGCGGCGGCGGCCGCGGCCTCAAGGTCGCCCGCACGCTCGAGGAGATCCCCGACGCCTACGAGTCCGCGGTCCGCGAGGCGGTCACCGCGTTCGGTCGCGGCGAGTGCCTGGTCGAGAAGTTCCTCGACAAGCCCCGCCACGTCGAGACCCAGTGCCTGGCCGACCAGCACGGCAACGTGGTCGTCGTCTCCACCCGCGACTGCTCGCTGCAGCGCCGCAACCAGAAGCTCGTCGAGGAGGCCCCCGCGCCGTTCCTCACCGACGAGCAGGTCGCCGAGCTCTACGAGTCCTCCAAGCGCATCCTCACCGAGGCCGGCTACCACGGCGCCGGCACGTGCGAGTTCCTCGTCGCCCAGGACGGCACCATCTCCTTCCTCGAGGTCAACACCCGCCTCCAGGTCGAGCACTGCGTCTCCGAGGAGGTCACCGGCATCGACCTCGTGCGCGAGATGTTCCGCATCGCCGCCGGCGAGGAGCTCGGCTACGGCGACCCCGAGGTCCGCGGGCACTCCATCGAGTACCGCATCAACGCCGAGGACGGCGGCCGCAACTTCATGCCCGCCCCCGGCACCCTCACCCGCTGGCACCCGCCGGCCGGTCCCGGCGTACGCCTCGACGGCGGCTACGACCAGGGCGAGACCATCCCCGGCTCGTTCGACTCCCTGATCGCCAAGCTCATCGTCACCGGCAAGGACCGCACCCAGGCCCTCGAGCGGTCCCGGCGAGCGCTCGACGAGTTCGTCGTCGACGGCATGCCCACCGTCATCCCGTTCCACCGCGCGGTGGTGCGCGATCCGGCCTACGTCGGCGCGTCCACCCCCACCGGGGAGGGCGAGTTCAGCGTCTACACCCAGTGGATCGAGACGGAGTTCGACAACCGGATCGAGCCCTACGCTGGCGACAGCGCCGAGGCCGACGCCCCCGGCGACCGGCAGACGGTCACCGTCGAGGTCGGCGGCCGCCGCCTCGAGGTCGTCCTGCCTGCCGGGCTCGGCGGCCTCGCCGCGGGCGGCAACGGCGGCGCAGGCGGGTCGAAGAAGCCGAGGCGCGCGGCCAAGAAGGCCGGTGCCGCGGCCTCGGGCGACGCCGTCACCTCCCCGATGCAGGGCACCATCGTCAAGGTCGTCGTCACCGAGGGCCAGGAGGTCGCCGAGGGCGACACCGTCGTCGTCATGGAGGCGATGAAGATGGAGCAGCCGCTCAAGGCCCACAAGGCCGGCACCGTGACCGGCCTGCAGGCCGAGGTCGGCGCCACGGTCACCAACGGCGCCGTGATCTGCGAGATCAAGGACTGA
- a CDS encoding acyl-CoA dehydrogenase family protein gives MTFELSPEHEQFRRSVRDFAEAEIAPHAAQWDREHHFPTDVVQKMGALGLMGLTAPEEFGGAGMAGEDGGFTSLCLAIEEVGRVDQSMGITLEAAVGLGINPILTFGTDEQKKTWLPELVAGEKVAGFGLTEPGAGSDAGATRTKAVLEDGEWVVNGAKQFITNSGSSITSLVTVTARTGDRADGRPEISTIMVPSGTPGFTAEKAYDKLGWHASDTHPLSFTDARVPESHLLGERGRGYAQFLATLDDGRVAIAALAVGCIQACLDMSLEYAGERQTFGGPIGRKQGVAFQVSDLQVMLDASRLLTYKAAAMKDAMDAGGSVSMGAFKQAAAVAKLYATESAVTATRIATQVFGGYGFMEEYPVARFYRDAKVLEIGEGTSEVQRMLIARGLGLPVE, from the coding sequence ATGACCTTCGAGCTGTCCCCCGAGCACGAGCAGTTCCGCCGCAGCGTCCGCGACTTCGCCGAGGCCGAGATCGCGCCGCACGCCGCCCAGTGGGACCGCGAGCACCACTTCCCCACCGACGTCGTGCAGAAGATGGGCGCCCTCGGGCTGATGGGGCTGACCGCCCCGGAGGAGTTCGGCGGGGCGGGGATGGCCGGGGAGGACGGCGGGTTCACGTCGCTGTGCCTGGCGATCGAGGAGGTCGGGCGCGTCGACCAGTCGATGGGCATCACGCTCGAGGCGGCCGTCGGGCTCGGGATCAACCCGATCCTCACCTTCGGCACCGACGAGCAGAAGAAGACCTGGCTCCCCGAGCTCGTCGCCGGCGAGAAGGTCGCCGGCTTCGGACTCACCGAGCCTGGGGCCGGCTCCGACGCGGGCGCGACCCGGACCAAGGCCGTCCTCGAGGACGGCGAGTGGGTCGTCAACGGCGCGAAGCAGTTCATCACCAACTCCGGCTCGTCCATCACCTCCCTGGTCACGGTGACCGCCCGCACCGGCGATCGCGCGGACGGTCGTCCGGAGATCTCGACCATCATGGTCCCCTCCGGCACGCCCGGCTTCACCGCCGAGAAGGCCTACGACAAGCTCGGCTGGCACGCCTCCGACACCCACCCCCTCTCCTTCACCGACGCTCGGGTGCCCGAGTCGCACCTGCTGGGGGAGCGGGGTCGTGGCTACGCGCAGTTCCTCGCCACGCTCGACGACGGGCGCGTCGCCATCGCGGCCCTGGCCGTCGGCTGCATCCAGGCGTGCCTCGACATGTCGCTGGAGTACGCCGGCGAGCGGCAGACCTTCGGCGGCCCGATCGGACGCAAGCAGGGCGTGGCCTTCCAAGTCTCCGACCTGCAGGTGATGCTCGACGCCTCGCGTCTCCTGACCTACAAGGCGGCCGCGATGAAGGACGCGATGGACGCAGGTGGGTCGGTCTCGATGGGCGCCTTCAAGCAGGCGGCCGCGGTCGCCAAGCTCTACGCCACGGAGTCGGCCGTGACCGCGACCCGCATCGCGACGCAGGTCTTCGGCGGCTACGGGTTCATGGAGGAGTACCCCGTCGCGCGCTTCTACCGCGACGCGAAGGTCCTCGAGATCGGCGAGGGGACCTCGGAGGTCCAGCGGATGCTGATCGCGCGAGGGCTCGGCCTGCCGGTCGAGTGA
- a CDS encoding YnfA family protein, translating to MSVVMSLVLFAFAALVEIGGAWLVWQGIREDRGWLWVGAGFIALGLYGLVATLQPDANFGRILAAYGGVFVVGSLAWGMAVDGFRPDRYDLAGALVCLVGVAVIMYAPRST from the coding sequence ATGTCCGTCGTGATGTCGCTCGTCCTCTTCGCCTTCGCCGCCCTGGTCGAGATCGGCGGTGCCTGGCTGGTCTGGCAGGGCATCCGCGAGGACCGCGGCTGGCTCTGGGTCGGCGCCGGCTTCATCGCACTGGGCCTCTACGGCCTCGTCGCGACGCTGCAGCCCGACGCCAACTTCGGGCGGATCCTGGCGGCCTACGGCGGGGTGTTCGTCGTCGGCTCGCTCGCGTGGGGCATGGCGGTGGACGGGTTCCGACCCGACCGCTACGACCTCGCGGGCGCCCTGGTCTGCCTGGTCGGCGTCGCGGTGATCATGTACGCCCCGCGCTCGACCTGA
- a CDS encoding NAD-dependent epimerase/dehydratase family protein — MSTVHVVTGAGPVGSTVALQLADAGQRVRLLTRSGSGPVHPLVERHRVDVSRPEELGDAFAGAVAVHHCIHGSAYDARVWRAELLRAERVVLEAAGRVGAVVVFPESLYAYGPVTEVITEVTPRTARTGKLGVRTELLAQRDASPTPTVSVAASDFYGPLVRNAHAGERMVPTVLAGRTMRVLGSPDQPHSFTYVPDLAAAMITAAAREDLWDSFLHAPTAPAPTQRRLVEMVAEAAGVRTPRVASVPVPVLGAAGLLSRRVREMAETGYMFARPFVMDSTASERRLGLAPTPLAEGVARTVAWWREEQHAAA, encoded by the coding sequence ATGAGCACCGTCCACGTCGTCACCGGAGCCGGCCCCGTCGGCTCCACCGTCGCCCTCCAGCTGGCCGACGCCGGCCAGCGGGTCCGCCTGCTCACCCGCTCGGGCAGCGGGCCCGTCCACCCCCTGGTCGAGCGCCACCGCGTCGACGTCTCGCGCCCGGAGGAGCTGGGCGACGCGTTCGCCGGGGCGGTCGCGGTCCACCACTGCATCCACGGCTCGGCGTACGACGCTCGCGTCTGGCGCGCCGAGCTGCTTCGGGCCGAGCGGGTCGTGCTGGAGGCGGCGGGACGGGTGGGGGCCGTGGTCGTGTTCCCCGAGAGCCTCTACGCCTACGGGCCGGTGACGGAGGTGATCACCGAGGTCACCCCGCGCACCGCGAGGACGGGCAAGCTCGGGGTCCGCACCGAGCTGCTGGCCCAGCGCGACGCCTCCCCCACCCCGACCGTCAGCGTGGCCGCGTCCGACTTCTACGGTCCGCTGGTCCGCAACGCCCACGCGGGCGAGCGGATGGTGCCCACCGTCCTGGCCGGGCGGACCATGCGCGTGCTGGGCAGCCCCGACCAGCCGCACTCGTTCACCTACGTCCCCGACCTGGCGGCGGCGATGATCACGGCCGCTGCCCGCGAGGACCTGTGGGACTCGTTCCTCCACGCCCCCACCGCTCCCGCCCCCACGCAGCGCCGGCTGGTCGAGATGGTGGCCGAGGCGGCCGGGGTACGCACGCCGCGGGTCGCCTCGGTCCCGGTGCCGGTGCTCGGCGCCGCGGGCCTGCTCTCGCGCCGGGTGCGGGAGATGGCGGAGACCGGCTACATGTTCGCCCGCCCGTTCGTCATGGACTCGACCGCGAGCGAGCGCCGGCTCGGCCTCGCCCCGACCCCGCTGGCGGAGGGGGTGGCACGGACGGTGGCGTGGTGGCGCGAGGAGCAGCACGCTGCCGCCTGA